In a genomic window of Bacteroidales bacterium:
- a CDS encoding T9SS type A sorting domain-containing protein: MKKLLLLSAAILMICRFSFGQTYFSESFEGTWSGTLPAPSGWVQTHPTGSDIETWEKSVWTTVWTPAGNGTRPTGTPYGTAVAHFNDYNSSTGNVFRLETGDIDLSSSIDPRISFNYFYSSGSAVLRVWASSNGGSTWTNVSGSIAAPGAAWTKMAYNMAVYNVSNARIALEVTSAYGSHDLWVDNVIIDETPLPLSGIYTIDPAGSGSTNFTTFSAAINALNEGGISGAVTFNVAAGAVFNEKPSAITATGTSTNTITFQKNGVGTNPKLAPTGLLSSSPYDFGFCISGGDYITFDGIDVDASAATSITNAIEYGYLIRNASATNGAQYNTIKNCSITLNKNYIATTGGPGSCILSTVNSTGGGVVPTNVSGANSYNKYYNLNLQNAQNGVYLMGNTSYPDLACEIGVAGTGCQALRNNITNMGGIYTFNSAYGIYTSGLSGVKIFNNDITNIRSNQSTTAGILCSTYLGTSEIYNNKVSDISNSGSTTSTSRAAGIEVQNSSGTPTIRVYNNFVSDIKSPFTGTATANVYAYGIYANNTSTATVAEIDNNSVHLFTTGTPTYSLACFAISNASTAVHKVRGNVFVNAVGAQGATARHTCWYSTSATAIGGSGSVSNYNDMFIKNDAGTSGFVGRGNTTYYNTVANWTTATTQDVNTVSIDPAYTGNTNLHASAAGINAVAGFTPQAWVTTDIDCQDRSTMSPADMGADAFNLNTLDMSAFALASPLSTGCYTSSESVSITIKNNGTETVDFTVNPVTVTTNVTGAATQSLSAVVNTGSLAAGLTQDVVMTTTLDMTNAGTYTFNAYTTVSGDGNTGNDAMSPATRTVIAPVALPHIQDFDASTNPPAGWNTTGWTIGTTHANPATGNGLYKNLWSSAPSGQIILPKLGPVSSTDVFAFDYRLIAYTSYPATALPNSPAWGSIVVEISTNCGASYSTLATIDATNHVSTVNWANMSYPLSAYAGQNILLRFNAAWLAGDYYLDIDNIKVLTPPTIDMGATTLLNPSGTGCYGSSETVSVTIKNYSGSLIDFSVNQVDITCNVTGAATQSLSASLTTGTLAAGSTMNVDMSTTLNMSSAGTYTFNASTTVVGDGTPGNNAMAPATRTVTAALVAPYIQVFDGSTSAPAGWTTTGWSIGATHANPSSGYGLYKNLYSTYPTGQFSMPKIEGLSSNSALIFDYRIIDYTSYPTTATANSPSWGSINIEVSTDCGTTFATFATIDPTNHISTISWATTLYPLSAYAGQSIIIRFNATWASGDYYVDFDNFKIDELPSCIAPNSLTVSNITSVGADLGWSSPDSFFDIFIEASGAPAPGAETTPTIDNIEGTSYTWSDGVPSTTYQFYVRTDCGKDNTDVSTWAGPYTFATLCEVFEVPFTQNFDGVTIPAIPTCWTVQTGTVAWRTTDERGTSQPAAHSPYNCMSTFYNGTYAKNDWFFTPGIIMTAGETYKLSFWYLTDGGTYGPEKMEVKYGNVPNAAGMTAGVIWNNTNMINATYQQAVAYFTPSTTDVYYLGWHAYSAADIDFIAVDDIAITMTPSSTTWTGTLSSNWDVDNNWNNGIPGPNTDVIIPGGLTNYPTLTAAGWCRNFTIQSNASGTGSILGNNFLTISGTTTIERYLTKYEAVPDFMFHFLSSPVSGQAIVPEFKTLSSTNTDFYKWGESSNLWINTLSAPGTWNTSFENNFVVGNGYMVAYPVDLTKHFTGVMNNGDVSPALSHTPAASAGWNLIGNPYPSAIDWDFVSASQYTSLDNAVYVWDNANQNYLTWVGNAGSLVEGIIPSMQGFFVKANAASPALTLQNADRVHGGSAFYKNSGIVENLLHLRIDGNAHHDDAFIRFNDAATVGFDSEWDAYKLSSGVSVPKFYSNSNDTKYSVNTMPNSNLNSPVSLNLEVGADAEYTVRMIENTLSADIYVTLEDIKTGTMQRLNNNPSYTFTAGTNDDAGRFRLHFKDATSVEEPGVLNGVTVYASDGIINVLNENPLSGKVLVTDMAGRTITTANMVAGSPTRIDFRNHTGVYIVSVITSAGTVNHKILVK, encoded by the coding sequence AATGATTATAATTCGAGTACTGGCAATGTTTTTAGGCTTGAAACCGGAGATATAGATTTATCTTCCAGTATTGATCCGCGTATTTCTTTCAATTATTTTTATAGCTCAGGATCGGCAGTTTTAAGGGTATGGGCATCCAGTAACGGAGGTTCCACCTGGACTAATGTATCCGGATCAATTGCTGCCCCAGGTGCCGCCTGGACAAAGATGGCTTATAATATGGCAGTATATAATGTCAGCAATGCACGTATTGCACTAGAAGTTACTTCAGCTTACGGTAGTCATGATTTATGGGTGGATAATGTAATTATCGATGAAACACCTCTTCCACTTTCAGGAATTTATACAATTGACCCTGCAGGATCAGGAAGCACAAATTTTACCACATTTTCGGCTGCGATCAATGCATTAAATGAAGGCGGAATTTCTGGAGCAGTAACCTTTAATGTGGCAGCTGGTGCTGTATTCAATGAAAAACCTTCAGCAATCACTGCAACCGGGACAAGCACAAATACAATCACATTCCAGAAAAATGGAGTTGGTACCAATCCAAAACTTGCTCCAACAGGCTTGCTTTCATCTAGTCCTTATGATTTTGGTTTTTGTATCTCAGGAGGTGATTATATCACTTTCGATGGGATAGATGTGGATGCATCTGCTGCAACCAGCATAACCAATGCTATTGAGTATGGGTACCTTATTAGGAATGCATCTGCAACCAATGGTGCGCAGTACAATACTATTAAAAATTGCTCAATCACATTGAACAAGAATTACATTGCTACTACCGGTGGACCAGGCAGTTGCATACTTTCAACAGTTAATTCTACCGGAGGAGGTGTAGTCCCTACCAATGTTTCCGGTGCAAACAGTTATAATAAGTATTATAACCTTAATCTCCAGAATGCACAAAACGGGGTGTACCTAATGGGTAATACTTCCTATCCTGACCTTGCCTGTGAAATTGGGGTTGCCGGAACCGGTTGCCAGGCTTTAAGAAATAATATCACCAATATGGGTGGTATTTATACTTTTAATTCCGCTTATGGGATTTACACCTCAGGTTTATCAGGAGTGAAAATCTTCAACAATGATATTACGAATATCCGGAGTAACCAGTCTACTACTGCCGGTATACTTTGCTCTACTTATTTGGGGACAAGCGAGATTTATAATAATAAGGTAAGTGATATCTCGAACAGCGGCTCGACCACATCCACCTCCAGAGCCGCCGGTATTGAAGTACAAAACAGTTCCGGTACACCCACAATCAGGGTTTATAACAATTTTGTATCGGATATTAAGTCTCCTTTTACCGGTACTGCCACAGCAAATGTATATGCATATGGAATTTATGCCAATAATACCTCGACAGCCACTGTTGCAGAAATCGACAATAATAGTGTCCATCTTTTTACTACAGGCACGCCTACATATTCACTTGCCTGTTTTGCAATTTCCAATGCAAGCACAGCAGTACATAAGGTAAGAGGAAATGTTTTCGTGAATGCTGTCGGAGCTCAGGGCGCTACTGCCCGTCATACCTGCTGGTACTCAACAAGTGCAACTGCTATCGGTGGATCTGGTTCTGTATCCAACTACAATGATATGTTTATTAAGAATGATGCCGGCACCTCAGGATTTGTTGGAAGGGGTAATACAACATATTATAATACTGTTGCCAACTGGACTACTGCAACAACCCAGGATGTCAATACAGTCAGCATCGATCCGGCATACACTGGTAACACCAATCTGCATGCCTCTGCCGCAGGGATAAATGCTGTTGCGGGATTTACTCCCCAGGCATGGGTTACTACAGATATTGATTGCCAGGACCGCAGTACAATGTCTCCCGCTGATATGGGTGCAGATGCTTTCAACCTCAATACTCTTGACATGAGTGCCTTTGCTTTGGCGTCTCCACTGTCAACAGGATGTTATACCTCAAGTGAATCTGTAAGCATTACCATTAAAAATAATGGAACTGAAACAGTCGATTTTACTGTAAACCCAGTTACTGTTACTACTAACGTAACCGGAGCAGCTACTCAATCACTTTCGGCAGTTGTTAATACCGGTTCACTGGCAGCAGGTTTAACTCAGGATGTTGTGATGACAACAACGCTCGACATGACAAATGCCGGTACCTATACCTTCAATGCTTACACCACTGTTTCAGGTGATGGGAATACAGGCAATGATGCTATGTCACCGGCAACCCGCACTGTTATTGCCCCAGTGGCACTTCCTCACATACAGGATTTCGATGCTAGTACTAACCCTCCCGCTGGATGGAATACAACGGGTTGGACCATTGGCACAACACATGCTAACCCAGCCACAGGAAACGGGCTTTATAAAAATCTCTGGAGTAGTGCCCCAAGCGGACAGATTATCCTTCCAAAACTTGGCCCGGTATCATCCACTGATGTTTTTGCATTCGATTACAGGTTAATTGCATATACCAGTTATCCTGCTACTGCCTTGCCAAATTCACCAGCCTGGGGGTCTATTGTAGTTGAGATTTCCACCAATTGCGGTGCTTCATATTCCACCCTTGCAACCATTGACGCTACCAATCATGTTTCAACTGTAAATTGGGCAAATATGTCTTATCCGCTCAGCGCCTATGCCGGACAGAATATCCTGCTTCGCTTCAATGCGGCTTGGCTTGCAGGTGATTACTATCTTGATATTGATAATATCAAGGTATTGACACCTCCTACCATTGATATGGGTGCTACTACTCTATTAAATCCATCCGGCACTGGTTGTTATGGTTCTTCTGAAACTGTATCAGTTACAATCAAGAATTATAGCGGTTCACTCATTGATTTCAGTGTGAACCAGGTTGATATTACCTGCAATGTAACAGGTGCAGCTACACAATCTCTTTCAGCATCTCTTACAACTGGAACTCTTGCTGCCGGATCAACTATGAATGTAGATATGTCAACTACCCTGAATATGTCTTCAGCTGGAACTTATACATTCAATGCAAGCACAACTGTAGTTGGCGACGGTACACCAGGGAACAATGCTATGGCACCGGCAACAAGGACTGTAACTGCTGCTTTAGTGGCTCCTTATATTCAGGTTTTTGATGGAAGCACTTCTGCTCCTGCCGGTTGGACAACAACTGGTTGGTCTATTGGAGCAACGCACGCCAATCCTTCATCCGGATATGGACTTTATAAAAATTTATATAGTACCTATCCTACGGGTCAATTTAGTATGCCTAAAATTGAGGGTCTATCATCCAATTCTGCCCTGATTTTTGATTACCGAATCATCGATTATACCTCATATCCAACTACTGCAACAGCCAATTCACCAAGTTGGGGCTCGATAAATATTGAAGTATCCACTGATTGCGGGACTACTTTTGCAACATTTGCAACTATCGATCCAACGAATCATATTTCAACTATTTCCTGGGCTACCACGCTTTATCCGTTATCTGCCTATGCAGGACAAAGCATTATTATACGGTTCAACGCAACATGGGCAAGTGGCGACTATTATGTTGACTTTGATAATTTCAAAATTGATGAACTTCCATCATGTATCGCCCCAAACAGCCTGACGGTTTCAAATATAACTTCTGTTGGTGCTGATCTTGGATGGTCTAGCCCTGATTCATTCTTTGATATTTTTATTGAAGCGTCAGGGGCTCCTGCTCCAGGAGCAGAAACAACTCCAACCATTGATAATATTGAAGGAACTAGTTATACATGGTCTGACGGAGTTCCGTCAACCACTTATCAGTTCTATGTTCGTACCGACTGTGGTAAAGATAACACGGATGTGAGTACCTGGGCTGGTCCGTATACTTTTGCAACATTATGTGAGGTTTTTGAAGTTCCTTTTACGCAAAATTTTGACGGTGTTACTATTCCTGCAATTCCCACATGTTGGACAGTTCAGACGGGTACAGTAGCATGGAGAACAACTGATGAAAGAGGAACTAGTCAGCCGGCTGCGCATTCACCCTATAATTGCATGTCGACTTTTTATAACGGTACATACGCTAAGAATGACTGGTTCTTTACTCCAGGCATTATTATGACGGCCGGGGAAACTTATAAACTGTCTTTCTGGTATTTGACTGATGGAGGAACCTATGGTCCGGAAAAGATGGAGGTGAAATATGGCAATGTCCCTAATGCTGCAGGAATGACAGCCGGAGTTATCTGGAATAACACAAATATGATAAATGCTACCTACCAGCAAGCTGTTGCTTATTTTACACCTTCCACAACAGATGTATATTATCTTGGATGGCATGCATATTCGGCTGCGGACATTGATTTTATTGCTGTAGATGATATTGCAATAACTATGACACCATCCAGTACAACCTGGACCGGAACTCTTAGTTCAAATTGGGATGTTGACAACAACTGGAATAATGGAATACCTGGACCTAATACAGATGTGATTATTCCAGGTGGTTTAACCAACTATCCAACATTAACAGCAGCCGGATGGTGCCGAAATTTCACTATTCAGTCAAATGCATCCGGAACCGGTAGTATTCTTGGAAACAATTTCCTTACTATTTCAGGAACGACAACAATTGAAAGGTATCTGACCAAGTATGAAGCAGTGCCTGATTTCATGTTCCATTTCCTGTCTTCACCAGTATCTGGTCAGGCTATTGTACCTGAATTCAAAACTTTGAGCAGTACTAATACCGATTTCTATAAATGGGGCGAAAGTTCCAACTTATGGATCAATACTTTATCTGCACCTGGTACATGGAACACCTCTTTTGAAAACAATTTTGTTGTTGGAAACGGATATATGGTGGCTTACCCTGTTGATCTTACAAAACATTTCACAGGTGTTATGAACAACGGAGATGTTAGTCCTGCTTTATCACATACTCCTGCAGCAAGCGCAGGCTGGAATCTTATCGGAAATCCATATCCTTCTGCTATTGATTGGGATTTTGTAAGTGCAAGCCAGTATACTAGCCTTGACAATGCAGTTTATGTTTGGGACAACGCAAACCAAAACTACCTTACATGGGTTGGAAATGCCGGAAGCCTCGTGGAAGGTATCATTCCTTCGATGCAAGGTTTCTTTGTAAAAGCTAATGCAGCCAGTCCTGCCCTTACCCTTCAGAATGCAGATAGGGTGCATGGTGGTTCAGCTTTCTACAAGAATTCTGGTATTGTTGAGAACCTTCTCCATCTTAGAATCGATGGGAATGCACATCATGATGACGCTTTCATCAGGTTCAATGATGCTGCTACCGTTGGATTTGACAGTGAATGGGATGCTTATAAACTATCATCAGGAGTTTCAGTTCCCAAATTCTACTCTAATTCAAATGATACCAAATATTCAGTAAACACTATGCCAAATAGTAACCTGAATTCCCCGGTATCACTTAACCTTGAAGTAGGAGCTGATGCAGAATACACTGTTAGAATGATTGAGAACACCCTGTCTGCTGATATTTATGTCACACTCGAAGACATAAAAACCGGCACGATGCAAAGGTTAAATAACAATCCTTCTTATACATTCACTGCTGGAACAAATGACGATGCCGGACGATTCCGTTTGCATTTTAAAGATGCTACTTCCGTTGAAGAACCCGGAGTTTTAAATGGTGTTACAGTTTATGCATCCGATGGTATCATCAATGTATTAAATGAAAACCCACTTAGTGGCAAAGTTTTGGTTACTGATATGGCTGGTCGCACTATTACCACGGCAAACATGGTTGCAGGTTCGCCCACACGTATTGATTTCAGAAACCATACCGGGGTATACATCGTAAGTGTAATTACTTCTGCAGGGACTGTAAACCATAAGATTCTTGTTAAGTAA
- a CDS encoding CotH kinase family protein, protein MTNRLLQLLVLLLATVYSSGQTYSGSGGILTNDGTTNYYPVTVSNLEQPSLGPIYGVETICIKITHTYVAELEVKLVSPDGLQILLTNGNGGSGDNYYTTYFNDFASTSIKNGSAPFDGTYKPEELIGEVNNGQNGNGVWQLTVKDLVPNNNFTGYMVGWSISFGYTPGPYFQFHSSNLPIVVINTHGQVIQDDPKIPVDMAIIDNGPGVRNFLTDTAAFEGIIGIEVRGSSSQSFPKKSYGFETWDIFGQSIDTSLLGMPAESDWILNANYTDKTLCRNVMAYQTWMNMGHYATRYKFAEVVINGEYLGVYIFSEKIKRDNDRVDIAKLLPEEVSGDELTGGYILKVDKSTGSGGDGWVSPFPPPVNPDGQMIFIQYEYPHSEDIVPEQKEYIKDYVTTFESVLEGPYFTDTAIGYRKYAEEITFIDYFIVNEISKNVDGYRLSTYFHKEKESKGGKIRMGPVWDYDIAWHNADYCEGDLHTGWAYQFPCAYDYWQVPFWWGRLLQDPLYASHLKCRWLDMRASSLSNQHITFYIDSLALQLNEAQFRNFIKWPILGVYVWPNPWPYPATYAEEILTLKNWVLNRLSWLDEHMPGTCYTIGEQDLAEDKTEIEIYPNPATSSLTIGYSQVRSGKVSLELFSQEGSSVLTFEENRPAGFHTEQLDISKQSPGVYLLKMSVNGSIIYRKIVKI, encoded by the coding sequence ATGACAAATAGACTACTTCAACTACTGGTTTTACTTTTAGCAACTGTTTATTCATCAGGACAAACTTACAGCGGTTCCGGGGGGATACTTACAAATGATGGTACAACTAATTATTACCCTGTTACCGTTTCCAATCTTGAGCAACCGAGCCTCGGACCTATCTATGGTGTAGAGACTATCTGTATTAAGATTACTCACACCTATGTGGCTGAACTTGAAGTAAAGCTGGTTTCGCCTGACGGGCTGCAAATATTATTAACAAATGGCAATGGAGGTTCCGGTGACAATTATTACACTACATATTTTAATGATTTTGCATCCACTTCGATAAAAAATGGATCTGCACCCTTTGATGGGACCTATAAACCGGAAGAACTAATTGGTGAAGTAAACAATGGGCAGAATGGGAATGGTGTTTGGCAATTAACTGTTAAAGACCTGGTTCCAAATAACAATTTTACCGGGTATATGGTTGGCTGGAGCATCAGCTTCGGATATACTCCCGGGCCCTATTTCCAGTTTCATTCTTCTAATCTTCCAATAGTTGTTATTAACACCCACGGACAGGTCATCCAGGATGATCCCAAAATACCTGTTGATATGGCGATTATTGATAATGGCCCGGGAGTGCGTAATTTTCTTACAGATACCGCAGCATTTGAAGGTATTATTGGCATTGAGGTTCGGGGTTCCAGCAGCCAGAGTTTCCCTAAAAAGAGCTATGGCTTTGAGACCTGGGATATTTTTGGGCAATCAATAGATACCTCTTTACTTGGAATGCCTGCAGAGAGCGATTGGATATTGAATGCAAACTATACGGATAAAACCCTTTGCAGGAATGTGATGGCATATCAGACATGGATGAACATGGGTCATTATGCTACACGTTATAAGTTTGCAGAAGTGGTGATAAATGGTGAATACCTGGGAGTCTATATCTTTTCCGAGAAAATTAAAAGAGATAATGACCGGGTTGATATTGCAAAACTTCTTCCAGAAGAAGTAAGTGGTGATGAGTTAACCGGAGGGTATATTCTGAAAGTTGATAAGTCGACTGGTTCAGGAGGTGATGGATGGGTATCTCCTTTCCCTCCTCCTGTGAATCCTGACGGACAAATGATCTTTATACAATATGAATATCCCCATTCTGAAGATATTGTACCTGAACAGAAGGAGTATATAAAGGATTATGTAACTACTTTTGAATCAGTGCTGGAAGGTCCCTATTTTACTGATACAGCAATTGGGTATCGGAAATATGCTGAGGAAATTACCTTTATCGATTATTTCATCGTAAATGAAATAAGCAAGAATGTTGACGGGTACAGATTAAGCACTTATTTCCATAAGGAAAAGGAAAGCAAAGGTGGAAAAATAAGGATGGGACCTGTATGGGACTATGACATTGCCTGGCATAATGCAGATTATTGTGAAGGAGATCTACATACAGGATGGGCATATCAATTCCCCTGTGCTTATGATTACTGGCAGGTTCCCTTCTGGTGGGGCCGACTACTCCAGGATCCGCTTTATGCAAGTCATCTGAAATGTCGTTGGCTTGATATGAGAGCTTCTTCACTTAGCAATCAGCATATCACCTTCTATATTGATTCTCTTGCCCTTCAATTAAACGAAGCTCAATTCAGGAATTTTATCAAATGGCCGATCCTGGGAGTTTATGTCTGGCCTAATCCATGGCCATACCCTGCAACCTATGCTGAAGAAATCCTCACCCTAAAGAACTGGGTACTCAACAGGCTTTCCTGGCTTGATGAGCATATGCCCGGCACTTGTTATACCATTGGTGAACAGGATTTAGCAGAGGATAAGACTGAAATTGAGATCTATCCCAACCCTGCAACCTCTTCTCTAACAATAGGGTATTCACAAGTTAGATCCGGTAAGGTAAGTCTTGAATTATTCAGCCAGGAAGGGTCATCTGTACTCACTTTTGAGGAAAACCGACCCGCCGGATTCCACACTGAACAATTAGATATTTCGAAACAGAGCCCCGGAGTATACCTGTTAAAGATGTCAGTGAATGGAAGTATAATTTACAGGAAAATTGTAAAAATCTGA